The genomic window CAGCACGCCATCGCCCGGAGCGACGGCTCGGTCGGCCACATCCGGCTGGACCGGCTGGCCGCCCTGCCCGCGCTCTGCGCCGCGCCACCACCGACCACGCCGCTCACCGTCTTCGACGACTTCTGGGCGAGCTTCGCGGAGAACTACCCGTTCTTCACCGCCAAGGGCATCGACTGGCAGGCCCTGCGGGACCGCTACCGGCCCCTGATCGGCCCGGGTACCACCGACGCCCAGCTGGGGCAGATCATGACCGACATGCTCGCCCCGCTGCACGACGCGCACACGGCGCTGGCCTACCAGGGCGGCACGGTGTACTCAGGGCTGCGGTCGGGCACCCGGTCGCAGACCCCGCAGTTGCGGGCCCAGGCGCAGGCGGCCGTCGACGCGCAACTGGTGGGCCCCGAGCAGACCTGGGCCCAGGGCAAGGTGGGCGTTGGCGAACTACCCGGCCGGATCGGCTACCTGCGGATCTGGTCCTTCGACGACTACGTCGACGGCGGTGGCTACCAGCAGCAGGCGGCCGTCCTGGACCAGGCGCTCGACGCGCTGCTCAGCACCGCGAACACCACCGGACCCGACGCGCTGCGCGGCCTGGTGATCGACGTGCGGCTCAATGCCGGCGGCTCCGACGCGCTCGGGCTGCGCGTCGCTTCCCGGCTGACCGACCAGGCCTACACCGCCTACCGCAAGCGCGCCCGCAACGACCCCGACGACGCCACCCGCTTCACCCGCCCCGAGCCGATCACCGTGGACCCCGCCGCCACGCCCCGCTGGACCGGGCCGGTCGCGCTGCTCACCAGCAGCTACACCGGCAGCGCCGGTGAGACGTTCACCCAGGCGCTGATGGGCCGCGGCCCCCAGGTGACCCGGATCGGCGACAACACCCAGGGCGTCTTCTCCGACGTGCTGCTGCGGACGCTGTCCGCGGACTGGCTGACCGCGCTGCCCAACGAGGAGTACCTCGACGCGCGCGGGCACACCTTCGACGGCGCCGGCATCCCGCCCGACCTGCGCACTCCCGTCTTCACCGCGCCGGAACTCGCCGCCCGCCAGGACTCCGCCCTGAGCGCCGCCCGCCGGCTGCTCGACCCGACCGGCCGGCACTGAGATCCGTCCGGCGTCCCGCGCGGGATCACTCCACCGCGGCCGGCCCCTCCAGTCGGCGAGGGCGGCTACCGGACGTGACGGCACCGGACGTGACGGCGAGGATGTCGCGGACCGCCTCACGCAGGCTCCCGAAGTGGCGGTGCACGCCATCCACCGCCACGGGCGCGTTGACGCCCCACACCGTCATCCCCGCGCGCAGACCGGATTCCACCCCGGAAGGGGCGTCCTCGATGACCAGGCAGTGCGCCGGTTCGACGCCGAGCCGCGCGGCGGCCCGCAGATAGGGCACGGGTGACGGCTTGCCCTCCGCGACGGCCGCCGCGTCCACCAGGACCTCCGGCACCGGCAGGCCGGTCCGGGCGAAGCGGCCGCGTACCCGGTGCTCGTAGTTCGAGGTCACCAGCGCCCAGGAGCCCGGCGGCAGGGCGCCCAGCAGTTCCGAAGCGCCGTCGAAGGCCGCGTAGACACCGGATCGGACGTCCTCGTCCTCCAGCGCGTGCAGCACCGCCAGGCACTCGCTCGGGTCCTGGTCCGGAGCGACCTGCGCGAAAGTCTCCAACGGTCTCGTCCGCAGCGCCGTCCGGTAGACCTGGTCAGGGTCCAGCCCGTACCGCTCCGCCCACGTCCGCCAGACCTGGCGCTGATTGTCGACGGCATCGATCAACGTGCCGTCGACATCGAACAGGACACACTTCACGGCCCCGGGCCCGGGCGGTTCGCTGATCACACCCCGATCATGCCATCGGCGCCCGAGCAGGCGGTTCACGGGACGGCCTCGGCACGCCCCCGGGACCGGTCACGGCGCCAGGGGCAGGCGGACCGAGAGCTGGGCGCCGCGTCCGGAGTCCGGGGGCTCGGCGATCACGGTGCCGCCCAGGGAGCGCGCGATGCCGCGGGCCAGGGCCAGGCCCAGGCCCGCGCCGCCGGTGCTCCGGGCGCGGGCGCTGTCCAGCCGCACGAAACGCTCGAAGACCCGCTGCCGGTCCGCGACGGGTATGCCGGGGCCGTCGTCCGCCACGGTCAGCACGGCCCAGCCGTCGGTGGTCCGCAGGGAGACGTCGACCTGGCTGGTCGCGTACCGGGCGGCGTTGTCCAGCAGGTTGCGCAGCACCCGGCCGACCAGCGGGTCACGGCCGGGCACCCGCGCCGCCTCCACTGTGCCCCGCCATTGCAGACCCGGGTCGGTGTGCCCCCGCTCGGCCAGCTGCTCCTCGACCAGGTCGTGCAGGTCGACGCTGTGCTGCGAGGCCTCGGCCGCCTCGTCCGTCCTGGCCAGCAGCAGCAGGTCCTCGGCCAGGTGCTGCAGCCGCTCCGTGCCGGCCAGCGCGTCCGCCACCACCACCGGCCAGTCGGCGCCCTGCGGCCCGGGCCGCAGCAGCGGCACCTCCAGGGTGGTGCGCAGCACGGCCAGCGGACTGCGCAGCTCGTGCGAGGCGTCCGCGACCAGCCGGCGCTGCTCCGCCAGCGCGTGCTCCAGCTTGTCGAGCGTCTCGTTGGTGGTGACCACCAGGCGGGCGATGCCGTCCCGCGACGGCAGCAGCGGCACCCGCTCGCCGAAGGCGCCGTTGCCGATCCGCGCCATCCGGCGGCGGATCGACTCCACCGGACGCAGTGCCAGGCCGGCGGTCAACCAGGTCGTCGCGGCCGCCAGGAGCGCCCCGCCGGGGAGCAGGGACCAGCAGAGCATCTCGGTGACCTGCGTCGTCGCCTGGTCGACCGTGCTCTCGTCGACCAGCACGTAGCCGGTGACCCGCTGGGCGGGGAGGCCGCTCTGCCCGGAGTAGCCGGCCAGCTCCGCACTGGTGAGGTCGCGCACGCTGGCGAACGTGAGGAAGTGGTACGTGCGGAGGGTGTCGGGCTTCAGGCCGATCGGGGCGTCCTGCATCCAGGTGGGCAGCCGGACCGGGGTCATCGGGAAGCCCCAGCTGGACACCATGTCGCGCGGGTCGGCCGGCGGGAAGAGCGCCGCCCACTGGTCGTCGGACCGCTGCGGGAGCGCGGCGAGCTCGCCGGCGCGGTGCAGCATCCGGCCGTCCTGCGACATCATCAGGTAATCGGCGCCCTGGTAGACCGGGGCGGGGGGCGCCGGGAGGTTCTCGCTGATGTTCTGCATCGCGCTGAAGGCCTGGTCCTGGGCTTTCAGCAGCAGTTCCTCGTGCAGCGAGTCGCGGACCCAGAGGGTGACCGTGCCGAAGCCGAGCAACCCCACCACCGCGCCGATCAGCGCGGCCCTGGTCCGCAGCGCCAGCCGCCGCCAGCCCGCCCGGGTCGGCCGCAGCACCCGCCGTCCGGCCCCCCGCAGCGCCCGCCCGCCGCCCGCGAGCGCGCCGACCCCGGCACGGGCGGGGCGGGCGGTACGGGTCAGGGCGGTACGGGTCAGGGCGGTACGGGTCAGGGCGGTACGGGTCAGGGCAGTGCGGGTCGGGACGGTGCGGCTGCGCGGCTGTTCTGGACTGGTCACCGGGTCATTCTCCAGACCCCGGTGCCGGCCGCCGCAGGGCGGCTCCCCCGCGCGCCGCCAGCGTGGCCGTGGCGGCGCGCGAACACGGGTGCGGGCAGCCCGGACCCTGAAGCGCGGCGGCACCGAGGAACTCGGCGGGCGGATCACTCCCAACTGCGGCGGCCCACCGCGTAGCCGATGGCGAGGTAGAGGACGGCCGGCAGGCCGTAGTCGAGGAGGATCTGAGCGGACCGCTCGCCGGTGGAGAAGATGCCGCGCGCCCAGCCCGAAAGCCAGTCGGCGGCCTGCTGGAACCAGTGGACGACCGGGGTGCCCGTGTTGGCGTGGGCGAGGTCCAGCAGGATCCACAGCACCAGGATGAACCCGGCTATGGCCGCGGCCGCCCGGATCAGGACGCTGAGCGTTCTCACGAGGAGCTCCCTTCGGTGCCCGCGGACGGCAAGCCCGCGCGGGCGTTGACGGTTCGCGGGCCGCCCGCTCCCGGTCGGGCACGGCCGGGCGCCGCGAATCCGCTCCTGCCATCGGGTGCCCCGGGCGGCCGCGCGCATGCCTGGCCGTGCGGGAGCGTGCGGCAGCGGGCCGGCGGGCGGGCGGGCAGTGTCGCCAGGGCGAGCGAGGCTGAGGGCTCGCGAGGGCTCGCGAGGCAGAGGGTTAGCGAGGCGAAGGGCCGGGGCAGGCGGGACCTTGGTCCCGGAAGGTCGTGCCGTTCGGCCCCGCTCGCACCGCCCGGAACGCGGAAACAGTGGACGGTCGCCCGGATCGATCCCCGGCGACCGCGACGGCGCGCCTGTGCGCCGCCGTACCCGTCCGACCTCGACAACCCGCGCCGCCACCCACCCGCGGCGGCGCTCGGAGGACCCGACCATGTCCCGCACCATCGACAACGCGCCGTATACCGGCTTCCACCGGAGGCTGGCGCTCGCCTGCTCCGGCGGCCCCCTGCTCGACGGCTACATCCTCAGCATCGTCGGCGTGGCCCTGATCGGCATGCGCCCCGACCTCGGCCTGAGCACCGCGGCGGTGAGCCTGATCGGCGCCTCCGCACTGGTCGGCATGTTCGTCGGCGGCGCGCTCTTCGGCGTGCTGACCGACCGGATCGGCCGCGAGGTGATGTACACCGCCGACCTGCTCGTGATGGCCGTCTGCTCGGTGCTGTCGTTCTGGGTGGACGGCGTGTGGGCCCTGGCGCTGCTGCGCTTCGTGCTCGGGATGGCCGTCGCCGCGGACTACCCGATCGCCACCTCGCTGCTGGCCGAGTGGCTGCCGACCAAGCACCGCGGGCGCCTGCTGGGCAAGCAGATCATCGCCTGGTACGCCGGCTCGGTCCTGGCGTACGTGGTCGGCTACCTCTTCCTCGAACTCGCCGGGCCCGGCAGCTGGCGCTGGATGCTGGCCAGCTCCACGGCGCTCTGCGCGGTCTTCCTGGTGATCCGGCGCGGCTCCCCCGAATCGCCCCGCTGGCTGGCCGCCAACGGCCGGGTCGGCGAGGCGGTGGCCCTCGTGGAGAAGCACCTGGGCGTGCGGGTCGACGGGCGGGAACTGCTGCCGCGGCGCACGGACCAGGTACGGACCAGCCCGCTGCGCCAGTTGCTCGGCCCGCGCTACCGGCGCCGGACCCTCTTCTGCGGGCTGTTCTTCTTCTGCCAGGTGGGACCGCTGTTCGCGATGCTGACCTTCGGTCCGCAGATCCTGAACTCCTTCGGCATGGGCGGCGGCAACCTCGTGGACACGCTCGGCACCGGCGTGATCAGCCTGGTCTTCCTGATCGGCTGCTACCCGGCGCTGCGGCTGATCGACACCAAGGGGCGCCGCCCGACCATCATCTGGTCCTTCGCCCTGATGATCATCCCGCTCACCCTGCTCGGCGTCTGGCCGACCGCCCCGGCCGTGATCGCGGTCCTGGCGCTCTGCGCGTACGCCTTCCTCTGCGGCGGGCCGAACGTGCTGGACTGGACGTATCCGAACGAGCTCTTCCCCACCGAGATCCGCGCGACCGCCGTGGGCCTTGCCACCTCGGTGAGCCGGATCGGCGCGGCGGTCGGCACGTATCTGCTGCCACTCTCGCTCACCGGCCTGGGCACCGGGCCGACCATGCTGATCGCCGCCGGGGTCACCGCGCTGGGGCTGGTGGTCTGCGTGCTCTGGGCCGAGGAGACCAGGGGCATGGCGCTGGGCACGACCACCGAGCCCCGGGCCGCCACCGCCGAGCCCCGGGCCACCGCCGCCGAGACGGCGCTGGTCCGCTGACCCGGACCACCTGAAGGGCGGCGGCCCGCACGGAGCACCTGCCTCCGCGCGGGCCGCCGCCGTCAGCGGCGGAACAGCCCGGCCAGCGTGCTCCACCAGCCGCGGCGCTGCCGGGGCACGGCGGCGGGCGCGAGGAGCGGCGCCTGGGCGGCGGGCGGCGCGGACGGCATGGGCGGCACGGGCAGACCGGGCAGACCGGGCGGGGCGGAAGCCGCGAGCACGGCGGGAGCGGCGGGCGCCGCACTGTCCGCCTCCGCCTCCGCCTGCGCGGTCCGCGCGGCGAAACTCACCGGAAGCTCGACCAGGTGCCGCGAGAGCCAGGGCGCCACCCAGGCCAACTCTTCCTCCTCAACGGCGAGTTGCAGGTCGGGCAGGCGGGTCAGCAGGATGTCGATGCCGGTCTCCGCGATGGCCCGGCCGATGTCCTGGCCGGGGCACTCGTGGGGGCCGCCGCCGAAGGAGAGGTGGGAGCGGTTGCCGTGCAGCGGCTTCGCCAGGTCGGGGCGGACGGCCGGGTCGGTGTTGCCGGCCGCCAGCCCGAGCAGCAGCATGTCGCCGGCCTTGATCCGCCGGCCGCCGAGCTCGGTGTCACCGGTGGCCCAGCGGCCCGCGACCAGCGACATCGGCGGGGAGTCCCAGAGGACCTGGTCCAGCGCGTCGGGCAGCGTCATGTGGCCGCCGGACAGGTGGGCGCGGAACCGGGGGTCGGTCAGGACGAGCTTCAGGGTGTCCGCGATCAGGTTGACGGTCGTCTCGTTCGCGGCGAGCAGCACCACCCGCAGGTGTTCCAGCACCTCGTCGTCGGTGAGCCCGGCGCCGTGCTGCATCAGCCAGGAGACCAGGTCGGCGCCGGGCGACACCCGCTTGCGGTCCATCATCCGGCGCAGCGTCGCCACCACGTAGTCGTTGCTCGCGATCGCCGTCTCGGTGCCCTTCATCAGGTCGCGGGCGGCGTCGACCAGTTGGGGCCCGTACTCCTCGGGCATCCCGACCACCTGCGTCATCACGAGCATCGGCAGGCGTTCGGCGAACTGGGCCACCAGGTCGGCCCGGCCGGTCGGGCCGAACTCCTGGATCAGCTGGTCGGCGAAGCGGGTGACGTGGCGGCGGATCCCGCGCCGGTCGAAGCGGTTCAGGCTGTCGGTGACCGCTCCGCGCAGACGCTTGTGCTCCTCCCCGTCCGCGAAGACGCAGAGCGGCTGCCAGGCGATCACCGGCATGAGCGGGGAGTCGGCGGCGACCTTGCCCTGCTGGAAGGCCGACCAGCGGCGCGAGTCGCGGGAGAACCGGGAGGGGGTGCGCATGGCGGTCAGGTTCGCGCTGTGGCCGAGGATCAGCCAGGCCGGCAGGTCGCCGTGCAGCAGGACCGGCGCGACCTCGCCGTGCTCGGCGCGCAGCTTCTCGTACAGGCCCACCGGGTCGGCCTCGGCCTCCGGTCCGTAGAGGCGGCGCAGGCCGGCGGCGTCGAGACCGTGCGGGTCGAGGCCGGCTGCGTCGAGGCCGGTTGCGTCGAGCCCGGCACCTCCGAGGCCTTGTGTGTCGAGGCCGTGGGCCGGACAACCGGGCGGCGGGGTGCGGGAGGTGTCGTCAGCGAACGGGGTGGTCACGGTGTCTCCGGGGTCGGCGCGATGCGGTCATCGAGGGGAGGCCGTCGGGAACGGCCGTCGGGAACGGTCGACGGGGCGCGGTCACGGCGCGGGCGGGGCCGAGAGGTCGTACAGGTAGCGCATCAGGGCCATCAGGACGTCCCGGCCGGACTCCCGGGCCCTGGCGTCGCAGGCGACGATCGGCACCTGCGGGGGCAGGTCCAGGGCGGTCCGCAGCTCCTCGATCGGGTAGGCGGGGGACTCGGGGAAGCTGTTGACGGCGACGACGAACGGCACGCCGCGGTCCTCCAGCCGCCCGATCACCTCGAAGCTGACCTCCAGCCGGCGGGTGTCGACCAGCACGACCGCGCCGAGCGCTCCCTCGAACAGGCCGTTCCACAGGAACCAGAACCGCTCCTGGCCCGGGGTCCCGAAGACGTACAGCACCAGTTCGTCGCTGATGCTGATCCGGCCGAAGTCCATCGCGACCGTGGTGGAGGTCTTGCGCTCGACCCCGGCGAGGTCGTCGACGCCCGCGCCGGCCTGGGTCATCGTCTCCTCGGTGGTCAGCGGGCGGATCTCGCTCACCGAGCCGACCAGGGTCGTCTTGCCGACGCCGAAGCCGCCCACGATCACCACCTTGACCGCCATCGCGGCCGAATCCGGCAGCAGGTCCGCGCGGCTGGGTCCCAGCACGGTCTCAGAGTCGCTGGAGTCCATGGATCACCGCCTCCAAGAGGGCGCGCTCGGGCAGGACGGCCGCCGGGACGGCGGCGCGGGCCTCGATCCGCCCCTCGGCGAGGAGGTCCGCCAGCAGCACGGTGACCACGCTGGCCGGCAGCCGCAGGTAGGCGGAGACCTCCGCCACCGAGAGCGGCGAACCGCAGATGCGCAGGATCGCCGCCTGCTCGGGCTGCATGGTCGGCGTCGGCTCGGCGCGCGAGACGATCAGGGTGACCAGGTCGAAGGCGGTCGGCCCGGCCAGGCCGCTGCGGCCGCGCGTGATCACGTAGAGCCGCGCGGGGCCGCCCGCGACCCGGTCCTCCTGGTCGGCTGCGCTCATCCGGCCGCCTCTTCCCCGACCGCTGCTTCCCGGTCCGCTGCTTCCCTGGCCGCTGCTTTCCTGGCCGCTGCTTCCCCAACTGCCTCGCGCCCGGCTGCCCCTTGCTCGGCCGCCCGTCGCTCGGCTGCCACCTGCTCGGCCAACAGCCCGGGGCGGCCCCGGCGCTCGCTCACGCGACCTGCTCGCCGCTGCGCGGAGGCGTGCTGAGGTGTTCACCGATCCGCGCGACCAGGTCGCGCATCCGCTGGCCCATCAGCCCGGCGTCCACCCCCTCGTCGGCCAGCACCGCGAGGTAGGCCCGGGCGCCGGCCGCCATCAGGTAGAAGAAGCCGCCGCTCATCTCGATCACCACCAGCCGCATCCGGCCGTCGCCGTGCGGGAACTCCTGTCCCACCGCACCGGCCAGGCTCTGCAGGCCGGCGCAGGCGGCGGCCAGGCGGTCGGCGGTGTCGGCGTCGGTGCCGTGCTGGGCCATCCGCAGGCCGTCGGCGGAGAGGACGATGACATGGCGGGCGTACGGGACGCCGTCCGCCAGCTCCTTGAGCATCCAGTCCATGTTGGTCCGCTGCTGAATCACTGCTCGCCCTTCCCTGACGACTCTTCGGTGGTGTCGCCGCCCGCGCCGGCGGACGGCGTGCGGCCGTTCACCCCGTCGGTGAACGCGGTCAGCCAGATACCGGGCTGGACCGGCGCCTGGGCCGGCGCCTGGGCCGGCTCGGCGGCCTTCGCGGCCGCGGGGGCGCCCGTCCGCAGGGGCGCGGCATGGCGGCGGCGCTGCGGCAGGCCGTTGGGGGTCCGCTCGGTCACCAGCGGGATCCCGCCCTCGTCCCGGCCCGGCCCCGAGAGGCCCGTCGGGGCGGAGCCGGCGGCGGACGCGAGGGAGGACCCCCCGAACGAACCGCCGAACGAACCGCCGAACGAACCGCTGGACGCCCCGGTGGCCGACCCGCCGAAGGACCCGAAGGACGCCCGCGTGGGGACGGCGGACACCGTCGCCGGCCCCCGCCGCGCGCTGTCCGTCGACCGGGGCCCGGAGGCGACGCCGATGCCGTGCGCCAGGCCGGTGGCGGGCACCGTGGTGATGTACTGCTGCGGCACGATCAGCACGGCGCGCACGCCGCCGTAGGCGGAGGGTCGCAGCGAGACCTGGAACCCGTACGCCTGCGAGAGGCGGCCGACCACGGCGAGGCCGAGCCTGGGTGTCTCGCCGAGGTCGTTGAGGTCGATGCCGGCCTGCGCCTCCCGGAGCATCCGCTCGGCGCGGGCGCGGCCCTCCTCGCTGAGGCTGAGGCCGCCGTCCTCGATCTCGATCGCTATGCCGGTCTGCACCTCGACGGCGGTCAGGTGCACCAGGGTGTGCGGCGGCGAGTAGCGGGTGGCGTTGTCGAGGAGTTCGGCGAGGGCGTGGATGAGCGGCTCGACGGCGGGTCCGACCACGGCCACCTCGGAGACCGGGTGCAGCTCGACCCGCTGGTAGTCCAGGATCCGCGACATGCCGCCGCGCAGCACGCTGTACAGCGGCACCGACCTGCTCCACTGCCGCCCCGGGCGGGCGCCGCCGAGGACCGCGATGCTGTCGGCGAGACGGCCGATCAGCGCGTTGCCGTGGTCCAGGCTCAACAGGTCGCCGAAGACGGCCGGATCGTTGCCGTGCCGGTCCTCCATCTCGCGCAGGTCCTGGGCCTGGCGGTGCACGATCGCCTGCACGCGGCGGGCGATGTTGACGAAGGCCCGCTGGGCGGACTCGCGCATGCCCTCCTCGTTGTCGACGGCCTCCAGGACGGTGCGCAGCACGGCCAGCAGGGCCGCCTCGAACTCCGGTTCCACCAGCGCGTCGTGGGGCTCGTACGCCCTGAGCACGTCCTCGGTGGACTGGCCGCGCTGCAGCCGGGCGACCGCCTCGGGCAGCGCGATCCGCGCCAGTCGGACCGTCGCGGCCTCCTGCCGGGCCAGCCGGCGGCGCAGCTCGTTCTCCTGCTGGTCGCACCACACGCGCAGGGCCGCCAGCGCACGCCCCCGGCGCGCCGCCTCGGCGGCCACCGCCGCGGTGGCCACCACCCCGCACCAGGCGACTCCGGCGCGGGCACCGGTGGAGGCCACCGCCGAGGCGAGGACGGCGGCGGCCGCCGTCACGACCACCGGCAGGAGCCACCCGAGAACGGGAGCGGAGCCCCGGCCCGCGAGGGGCGTTCCAGCACGAAGCATCAGCATCCTCAAACGATCGAAGGAGTAAAGAAGTAGGGGAACGGACGGGTGAGCGCCGGCTCCGGCGGCGCTGGGGCTGTTCGGCAGGCCGCAGCATAGCCGGTTTCCGGATCTGTCTGACGGAACATCAAAAACCTTGCCACGAAGGTGGTTTGGTACCTTCCTATCGAACATCTCAAGCATCCCGCACGCCGGTGGGGCACGCCGTCGAGCGGGGCGGCGGGCAACCGCGTGGCGACCGGGCGGCAGCCGCCGTCCGCCCGTCGGAGGTGGCGCTGGCACCAGGTTTGCCCCGCCCGGACTTGTCGTACCGGCCGGGCGGGGCGAGTTCGCTCATGAGAGGGGTCTGCCGGGGAAACCGCGGCGTGGTGCGGCGGGTCCGTGCTAAGCGGGGCGGCGCGGCACCGCCGCGGCGGCTGGGCGGCGGGCGAGCGGGCGGGTGCCTGCTAGGGTCCCGCGCGGGGACGTGGGAGGGACGTGGCAGGGACGTGGCAGGGAGGCGCGGTGGCGGTGGCGGTCGGCAGCGAGGGGGCGAACTCCGCCGAGGTGATGGCCCGGCGGTTCGATCTCGGCTGCCTGGTGGCACTGCTCCCCCTTGCTCACCGGGCCGCCGCGCTCACCGAACTCCTCGACGCCGACCCCGGCTTCTTCCGCATCGGCCACGCCCACCCCGCCGCCGTCAGCCGCGGCGCGATCGCCGACGGAACGCCCCGGGTGCGCGCCGCCCTCGCGCGCACGGTCGACGCCGCCTGGGCGCAGGAGGCGCTGCTGGACCTGGCGGACCCGGAGATCGACGCCGCGCTCGCCGACAACTCCCGTCTGGGCTACCCGGTCGAGTGCCGGCTGCGCAGGCGCCGGCCCGCCGTGGTGGCCGCCGGCAGCGGCTACCAGGTCGAGCACCACCGCAGGGCGCCGCGGTCCCAGGACGCCGAGCTGGCCGCGGCGGCGCTGCTCGACCGGCGCACCGCCCGCTGGGGCCCGGCGGTCCAGGCCACCACCTGGGCCGCCGCCTGGCGGAGCGTCAGGCTCGCCGGAGGCGCGGCGGCGGTGTGCGAGGTGCTGGCCGCCCTGCCGTCCGACCGGCCCCTGGACGAGGCGACGGTACTGATCGGTCAGGCCTGCGCCGAAGCCGCTGCCGGCCCGGACAGCGCTCCCGCTGATCCGCGCCTTCCCCGCTCCCCTGCCCGAGCTGCTGGCCACCGCCGCCGACCGCGCGGCGCGGCGCTGAACGCACCGCTGATCGCCGCCCGGCCGCCGGTCAGCCGCGCGGTGGCGCGCTCGGTCCGGTCGGCGTGGCCGGCGTGGCCGCGCGGTCGCCGGGGCGGGCCTCCGGGAGCGGTCGGGCCTCCGGGAGCGGTCGGGCCTCCGGGAGCGGACGGGCCTCCGGGAGCGGGCGGGCCCCGGGGTCGGGCCGGACGTCGGGGTCGGGTCGGGCGTCAGAGTCGCCCGCGCGGGCGGGCGACTGGTGGAACTCGACGCTGATCTCCTCGTACGGCTTGTAGGCCGCGGCGGCCGCGTAGGAGGCGTAGGCCCGGCGGTCGGCGCTGGTCAGCTCGGCGTCGTCGGTGAACGAGGCGGCGACGCTGCGGGGCCACAGCTGCCGGCTCCGTACCGCCGCGCTCTGCGCGCAGACGACCAGGGTCACGGCGCCCAGGTAGATCCAGGCGAGCAGGCCCAGGACGATGCCGAAGAGCCCGTAGGTGGCCGTGGCGCCGCGCAGTTGGTGCCCTATGTAGTAGGTGCTCACCGCCAGCAGTACCTGCCAGACCAGGGCCCCGCCCAGTGCCTCGGGCCAGAGCAGCCGGACCCGCAGGTGGCGGTCGGTCAGCACCTTGAAGGTGAGCAGCAGCAGGCCCGCGTCGACCGCCACCGAGACCGGCACGGCGGCCGCGCGCACCCCCAGGTCGAGCGAGGTGCCCCAGGCGTGCGCGGAGGCGGTCAGCGCGGCCAGCCCGCTGGAGAGCACGATGCCGGTCGCGAGGATGGCCAGCAGCAGCAGGCCGCGCAGCCTGGCGGCGAGCGCGGTCGGCCGGCGGTGCTGCGGGACGGCCCAGATGGTGTTGAACGCGTTCTGGATCGCCGACGCCACCCCGAGGGCGCCGTACAGGCTGCCCCCGATGCCCACCGCCAGCGCGACCCCGCTGCCGTGGAAGGAGCGGATGTTCTGGCCCAACTGGTCTCCGATGACCGGGAACTGCCGGAGCGCGGAGTGCAGGACCTGCTGCTGCAGGTGGGGGTCGCCGTGCAGCGCGAAGCCCAGCGCGGTGACCAGGAGCAGCAGCATCGGGAAGAGGGACAGGAAGCCGTAGTAGGCGATCAGAGCGGCGAGGTAGCTGCTCCGGTCATCGGCGAACTTGTAGCCGACGGCGATGGCCTTGCCGAGCCAGGGGCGCCGCCGCTGGTAGCTGTCGAGTCGGGTCAGCACACTCATGGCCGCTGCAATCTGTGGGACGGGTGCCGACCGCACGGGCCGACCTGACGACCGGATGACCGGATGACCGGGCAACTGGGTTGGGCGGACGAGCGGGATCGCCGGACGGGCTGATCAGCCCTTGCGACGGCGGAGCAGGAGCACCGCGAGGATCCCCGCCGCCAGCCCCGCGGCACCGGCGGCGCCCGCCGTGCCCGTCCGCTCCTTCCCCGCACGGCGCAGCGCGGGCAGCAGCCGGGCTCGCGCGACGGCGCCGCCCTTGGTGACCGAGCGCCGCGCACCGTGCGTGCAGGCCGCCAGCCACGCGCGTGCCCGCTCCGCTTCCGCGCCTCGCTCCAGCTCCTGGGAGCGTGCGCGGATCACGTCGGCCGCCTCGTGGACGGCGGCACCGACGCTCGCCATCGCGCTCGCGCTCGCGGAACCGTTGGCGGAACTGTGAAGGGATTTCATCACTCGACCTGCTCTCCTTCTCGACGTCTCGACCTGCAGCG from Kitasatospora sp. NBC_01287 includes these protein-coding regions:
- a CDS encoding S41 family peptidase, encoding MAARPRTRTPVNVNSLASSNSSSNDRADADARTSARATTRPRPARAAAALAAAVAGVLAATVSAAPAAPAAPATNRLDGTWQTDGYGMVITIEDGQLTVYDRTRADCLPDQLSAAQLAAPGRNGTTRYGSGGVPLLTVTPQGRQHAIARSDGSVGHIRLDRLAALPALCAAPPPTTPLTVFDDFWASFAENYPFFTAKGIDWQALRDRYRPLIGPGTTDAQLGQIMTDMLAPLHDAHTALAYQGGTVYSGLRSGTRSQTPQLRAQAQAAVDAQLVGPEQTWAQGKVGVGELPGRIGYLRIWSFDDYVDGGGYQQQAAVLDQALDALLSTANTTGPDALRGLVIDVRLNAGGSDALGLRVASRLTDQAYTAYRKRARNDPDDATRFTRPEPITVDPAATPRWTGPVALLTSSYTGSAGETFTQALMGRGPQVTRIGDNTQGVFSDVLLRTLSADWLTALPNEEYLDARGHTFDGAGIPPDLRTPVFTAPELAARQDSALSAARRLLDPTGRH
- a CDS encoding HAD family phosphatase; amino-acid sequence: MISEPPGPGAVKCVLFDVDGTLIDAVDNQRQVWRTWAERYGLDPDQVYRTALRTRPLETFAQVAPDQDPSECLAVLHALEDEDVRSGVYAAFDGASELLGALPPGSWALVTSNYEHRVRGRFARTGLPVPEVLVDAAAVAEGKPSPVPYLRAAARLGVEPAHCLVIEDAPSGVESGLRAGMTVWGVNAPVAVDGVHRHFGSLREAVRDILAVTSGAVTSGSRPRRLEGPAAVE
- a CDS encoding HAMP domain-containing sensor histidine kinase, whose product is MTSPEQPRSRTVPTRTALTRTALTRTALTRTALTRTARPARAGVGALAGGGRALRGAGRRVLRPTRAGWRRLALRTRAALIGAVVGLLGFGTVTLWVRDSLHEELLLKAQDQAFSAMQNISENLPAPPAPVYQGADYLMMSQDGRMLHRAGELAALPQRSDDQWAALFPPADPRDMVSSWGFPMTPVRLPTWMQDAPIGLKPDTLRTYHFLTFASVRDLTSAELAGYSGQSGLPAQRVTGYVLVDESTVDQATTQVTEMLCWSLLPGGALLAAATTWLTAGLALRPVESIRRRMARIGNGAFGERVPLLPSRDGIARLVVTTNETLDKLEHALAEQRRLVADASHELRSPLAVLRTTLEVPLLRPGPQGADWPVVVADALAGTERLQHLAEDLLLLARTDEAAEASQHSVDLHDLVEEQLAERGHTDPGLQWRGTVEAARVPGRDPLVGRVLRNLLDNAARYATSQVDVSLRTTDGWAVLTVADDGPGIPVADRQRVFERFVRLDSARARSTGGAGLGLALARGIARSLGGTVIAEPPDSGRGAQLSVRLPLAP
- a CDS encoding MFS transporter, whose amino-acid sequence is MSRTIDNAPYTGFHRRLALACSGGPLLDGYILSIVGVALIGMRPDLGLSTAAVSLIGASALVGMFVGGALFGVLTDRIGREVMYTADLLVMAVCSVLSFWVDGVWALALLRFVLGMAVAADYPIATSLLAEWLPTKHRGRLLGKQIIAWYAGSVLAYVVGYLFLELAGPGSWRWMLASSTALCAVFLVIRRGSPESPRWLAANGRVGEAVALVEKHLGVRVDGRELLPRRTDQVRTSPLRQLLGPRYRRRTLFCGLFFFCQVGPLFAMLTFGPQILNSFGMGGGNLVDTLGTGVISLVFLIGCYPALRLIDTKGRRPTIIWSFALMIIPLTLLGVWPTAPAVIAVLALCAYAFLCGGPNVLDWTYPNELFPTEIRATAVGLATSVSRIGAAVGTYLLPLSLTGLGTGPTMLIAAGVTALGLVVCVLWAEETRGMALGTTTEPRAATAEPRATAAETALVR
- a CDS encoding cytochrome P450 — protein: MTTPFADDTSRTPPPGCPAHGLDTQGLGGAGLDATGLDAAGLDPHGLDAAGLRRLYGPEAEADPVGLYEKLRAEHGEVAPVLLHGDLPAWLILGHSANLTAMRTPSRFSRDSRRWSAFQQGKVAADSPLMPVIAWQPLCVFADGEEHKRLRGAVTDSLNRFDRRGIRRHVTRFADQLIQEFGPTGRADLVAQFAERLPMLVMTQVVGMPEEYGPQLVDAARDLMKGTETAIASNDYVVATLRRMMDRKRVSPGADLVSWLMQHGAGLTDDEVLEHLRVVLLAANETTVNLIADTLKLVLTDPRFRAHLSGGHMTLPDALDQVLWDSPPMSLVAGRWATGDTELGGRRIKAGDMLLLGLAAGNTDPAVRPDLAKPLHGNRSHLSFGGGPHECPGQDIGRAIAETGIDILLTRLPDLQLAVEEEELAWVAPWLSRHLVELPVSFAARTAQAEAEADSAAPAAPAVLAASAPPGLPGLPVPPMPSAPPAAQAPLLAPAAVPRQRRGWWSTLAGLFRR